From Veillonella dispar, one genomic window encodes:
- the ribE gene encoding 6,7-dimethyl-8-ribityllumazine synthase — translation MKVQEGNLLGSGKKFAIIGSRFNEFITSKLIGGAEDCLLRHDVKEEDITVIWVPGAYEIPLIAKKAASSGRFDAIICVGAVIRGATTHYDYVCNEVAKGIAHVSLETGIPVMFGVVTTENIEQAIERAGTKAGNKGYDCAMGAIEMVNLIDKF, via the coding sequence ATGAAGGTTCAAGAAGGTAATTTACTAGGTAGCGGTAAAAAATTTGCTATTATCGGTTCTCGTTTTAACGAGTTCATTACGTCCAAATTAATTGGTGGCGCTGAAGATTGCTTATTGCGTCACGATGTAAAAGAAGAGGATATCACTGTTATCTGGGTACCAGGTGCTTATGAAATCCCATTGATCGCTAAAAAAGCTGCTTCATCTGGTCGCTTCGATGCGATTATCTGTGTTGGTGCCGTTATCCGTGGTGCTACAACTCATTATGACTATGTATGTAATGAAGTAGCTAAAGGTATTGCTCATGTTTCCTTGGAAACAGGTATTCCTGTTATGTTCGGTGTAGTAACTACTGAAAATATTGAACAAGCGATTGAACGTGCTGGTACTAAGGCTGGTAATAAGGGTTACGATTGTGCTATGGGCGCTATTGAAATGGTTAACCTTATCGATAAATTCTAA
- the hslO gene encoding Hsp33 family molecular chaperone HslO, translating into MDYIKRFTTREGVRMSLAVTTDTVETARVRHDLWPVATAALGRAMTGAILLAGDFKNHENVSLRIKGDGPLGVVHVDAFADNTVRGYVDEPHVDVPLKRAGKLDVGAAVGHNGEVQVTRFTQLAQDYTSTSPIQSGEVAEDLAYYLYASEQVPSTISLGVLVDPDYHTVVAGGFIVQALPDATDEALAQVEKNINELGPITEYLKAHPDGKGLMERVLDGLTVNEVYNEPIQFQCRCGRDRFGAVLMTLREEDKQAILEDEVTELVCHYCNEKYHFSREELQDMFEPKGPIQ; encoded by the coding sequence ATGGATTATATAAAACGTTTTACGACCCGCGAAGGGGTCCGTATGTCTTTAGCGGTAACAACAGATACTGTTGAAACAGCTCGCGTGCGTCACGATTTGTGGCCTGTAGCAACAGCTGCTTTAGGTCGCGCTATGACGGGTGCTATTTTGTTGGCAGGGGACTTTAAAAACCATGAAAATGTAAGTCTTCGTATCAAAGGTGATGGTCCGTTAGGAGTTGTTCACGTAGATGCTTTTGCAGATAATACAGTTCGTGGCTATGTGGATGAGCCTCATGTAGATGTACCTTTAAAACGAGCTGGTAAGCTTGATGTAGGTGCTGCTGTTGGTCATAATGGTGAAGTACAAGTTACTCGCTTTACACAATTAGCACAAGATTATACCTCTACAAGTCCAATTCAAAGTGGTGAAGTAGCAGAGGATTTGGCCTACTATTTATATGCTTCTGAACAAGTACCTTCTACTATTAGCTTAGGTGTATTGGTAGACCCAGATTATCATACAGTTGTAGCTGGTGGCTTTATCGTACAAGCTTTACCAGATGCTACAGATGAAGCATTAGCACAAGTAGAAAAGAATATTAACGAACTTGGTCCAATTACAGAGTATTTAAAAGCACATCCAGATGGTAAGGGCCTAATGGAACGCGTTCTTGATGGCTTGACTGTTAATGAAGTATATAATGAACCAATTCAATTCCAATGTCGTTGTGGACGGGATCGCTTTGGTGCCGTACTTATGACATTAAGAGAAGAAGATAAACAGGCTATTTTGGAAGATGAAGTAACAGAACTTGTATGCCATTACTGTAATGAAAAGTATCATTTTAGTCGTGAAGAACTACAAGATATGTTCGAACCAAAAGGTCCAATTCAATAA
- the mtnP gene encoding S-methyl-5'-thioadenosine phosphorylase, whose amino-acid sequence MSAIGVIGGTGVYDPSIFENIHEESLMTPYGEIDYVQGTYHGKTVIFVARHGKDHTIPPHKINYRANIWGLKKLGVTFIISTTAVGSLNENFKPGHFVLTDQFLDFTKNRITTFYEGGDRPVAHLDVTNPYCPELRDILQKVGAEQGLTIHNGGTYVCTEGPRFETPAEIKMFHMLGGDTVGMTNVPEVNLANEAEMAYATISMITNYAAGISESALTHGEVVEMMGDMAAQLKALILGAIDAIDVDARYDAHNRMQEYGGFKL is encoded by the coding sequence ATGAGTGCAATTGGCGTAATTGGTGGTACTGGTGTTTATGATCCGTCCATCTTTGAAAATATTCATGAAGAATCCTTAATGACACCATATGGTGAAATAGATTATGTACAAGGTACATACCATGGAAAAACTGTAATCTTTGTAGCTCGTCACGGCAAAGATCATACAATTCCTCCGCACAAAATTAACTATCGTGCTAATATTTGGGGGCTCAAAAAATTAGGCGTTACATTTATTATCTCTACAACAGCTGTAGGTTCCTTAAATGAAAACTTCAAGCCTGGTCATTTCGTGTTGACTGATCAATTCTTAGATTTCACTAAGAACCGCATCACTACATTCTATGAAGGTGGTGACCGTCCAGTAGCACATCTAGATGTAACAAATCCTTATTGCCCTGAATTACGTGATATTCTTCAAAAGGTAGGTGCTGAACAAGGCCTAACAATTCATAATGGCGGTACCTATGTATGTACAGAAGGCCCTCGTTTTGAAACTCCAGCGGAAATTAAAATGTTCCATATGCTCGGTGGTGATACAGTAGGTATGACAAATGTACCAGAAGTAAATTTAGCTAATGAAGCTGAAATGGCATATGCTACTATTTCTATGATTACAAACTATGCAGCAGGTATTTCTGAATCTGCGTTGACACATGGTGAAGTGGTAGAAATGATGGGTGACATGGCAGCTCAACTTAAAGCTCTTATTTTAGGTGCTATTGATGCAATCGATGTAGATGCTCGTTATGACGCGCATAATCGCATGCAAGAATATGGTGGCTTTAAACTATAA
- the mtnA gene encoding S-methyl-5-thioribose-1-phosphate isomerase: protein MINIEWRKDTLVLLDQTKLPTEITYVHCTDWRQVAEAIKMLRVRGAPAIGVAASYGLILAAMEAGRLEVPFSEQLTSLYEFSETLKETRPTAINLAWAVDRVISLVKEHVESMSSMSEVVELIRKEAIIIHEEDVSLNRRMAEAGATLFEGQKNIRILTHCNAGALATGGLGTALGVVRKLHENGQLERVYADETRPLLQGARLTAFELHEDGIPVTLETDNMAAYAMQHGLIDAVIVGADRITTKGDVANKIGTYGVAVLAKFHNIPFYVAAPYSTFDFTLENGTDIPIEMRDDYEVTSLHGVQTAPNGIDVLNPAFDVTPHELVTAIITEEGVLKPDYEESIDKLRQIVEAK from the coding sequence ATGATTAATATTGAATGGCGTAAAGATACGCTGGTATTATTAGATCAAACTAAATTGCCTACTGAAATTACATATGTTCACTGTACAGATTGGCGCCAAGTAGCCGAAGCTATTAAAATGCTTCGCGTTCGTGGCGCACCTGCTATTGGTGTAGCTGCTAGTTATGGCCTCATTTTAGCGGCTATGGAAGCAGGACGTTTGGAGGTTCCTTTTAGTGAACAACTTACAAGCTTATATGAATTTAGTGAGACCTTAAAGGAAACTCGTCCTACCGCAATTAACTTAGCTTGGGCTGTAGATCGTGTTATTTCTCTTGTAAAAGAGCATGTTGAAAGCATGTCTTCTATGAGTGAAGTAGTAGAGCTCATTAGAAAAGAGGCTATTATAATTCACGAAGAAGACGTGTCATTGAACCGTCGTATGGCTGAAGCAGGAGCAACTCTATTTGAAGGTCAAAAAAATATTCGTATTCTAACACATTGTAATGCTGGTGCATTAGCTACAGGTGGTTTAGGAACAGCACTCGGTGTTGTCCGTAAATTACATGAAAATGGACAATTAGAACGGGTATATGCGGATGAAACAAGACCATTATTACAAGGTGCTCGTCTTACTGCTTTTGAACTTCATGAGGATGGTATCCCTGTCACTCTTGAGACTGATAATATGGCAGCTTATGCGATGCAACATGGCCTCATTGATGCCGTTATCGTCGGTGCTGACCGCATCACTACAAAAGGGGATGTAGCCAATAAAATTGGTACCTATGGTGTAGCTGTGCTAGCTAAATTCCATAACATTCCATTTTATGTAGCAGCGCCATATAGTACATTTGACTTTACCCTTGAAAACGGTACGGATATTCCTATCGAGATGCGCGACGATTATGAAGTAACATCTCTACATGGTGTTCAAACAGCGCCTAATGGAATTGATGTACTTAATCCTGCCTTCGATGTGACGCCACATGAACTAGTGACTGCCATCATTACTGAAGAAGGTGTTTTAAAACCAGACTATGAAGAGTCTATTGATAAACTACGTCAAATTGTAGAAGCTAAATAA
- a CDS encoding adenosylhomocysteinase → MQSLIKDINLAAEGRKKIDWVSNFMPTLNTLGDRFEAEQTFKGQTIVVSVHLEAKTAYLATVLKRGGADVIVTGSNPLSTQDDVAAGLVDMGLTVYAWYDCTEEEYFNFLNKALDHKPHIIIDDGGDLVNLLHTTRQDAKERLLGGSEETTTGVHRLYALENAKQLTFPMIAVNDSYCKYLFDNRYGTGQSVWDGIMRTTNLTVTGKNVVVAGYGWCGKGVAMRAKGLGAHVYVTEVDPIKAIEAVFDGFKVLPMIEAAKVGDIFCTVTGCKDVIVKEHYEVMKDKAILCNAGHFDCEVNVADLTELAVSHERVRQNIEGYTMADGRKLYVLAEGRLVNLAAGDGHPAEIMDLSFAMQALAAEHILHNGKDMEPKVYVLPHELDAEIAKLKLNSMGYDLDSLTQDQIDYLTKVN, encoded by the coding sequence ATGCAATCTTTAATTAAAGATATTAATTTAGCAGCAGAAGGCCGCAAGAAAATTGATTGGGTTTCAAACTTTATGCCTACATTAAATACATTAGGCGATCGTTTTGAAGCAGAACAAACTTTCAAAGGTCAAACCATTGTTGTAAGTGTTCACTTGGAAGCAAAAACAGCATACTTAGCTACTGTTTTAAAACGCGGTGGTGCTGATGTTATTGTAACTGGTTCTAATCCATTATCTACACAAGATGATGTAGCGGCAGGTCTCGTTGATATGGGCCTAACTGTATATGCTTGGTATGATTGTACTGAAGAAGAATACTTCAATTTCCTTAATAAGGCACTTGATCATAAACCGCACATTATCATCGATGATGGTGGCGATTTGGTAAACTTGTTACACACAACTCGCCAAGATGCTAAGGAACGCCTTTTAGGTGGTAGTGAAGAAACAACTACAGGTGTACATCGTCTCTATGCTTTAGAGAATGCAAAACAATTGACATTCCCTATGATTGCAGTAAACGATTCTTACTGTAAATATCTCTTTGATAACCGTTATGGTACAGGTCAATCTGTTTGGGATGGTATTATGCGTACTACTAACTTAACCGTAACAGGTAAAAATGTAGTTGTTGCTGGTTATGGTTGGTGCGGTAAAGGCGTTGCTATGCGTGCAAAAGGCCTTGGTGCTCATGTATATGTAACAGAAGTAGACCCAATTAAAGCGATTGAAGCAGTATTTGATGGATTCAAAGTATTACCTATGATTGAAGCTGCTAAAGTTGGGGATATCTTCTGTACTGTAACAGGTTGTAAAGATGTAATCGTGAAAGAACATTACGAAGTAATGAAAGATAAAGCTATTTTGTGTAATGCTGGTCACTTTGATTGTGAAGTTAACGTAGCTGATCTTACAGAACTTGCAGTAAGTCATGAACGAGTTCGTCAAAACATCGAAGGTTATACTATGGCTGATGGCCGTAAACTCTATGTATTGGCTGAAGGTCGTCTAGTAAACCTTGCCGCTGGTGATGGTCATCCTGCAGAAATCATGGATTTATCCTTCGCAATGCAAGCTCTTGCAGCAGAACATATCTTGCATAATGGCAAAGATATGGAACCTAAGGTATATGTATTGCCTCATGAATTAGATGCGGAAATTGCAAAACTTAAATTAAATTCCATGGGTTACGATTTAGATTCCTTAACACAAGATCAAATCGATTACCTTACAAAAGTAAACTAA
- a CDS encoding amidohydrolase, which produces MSDLLITNVDVLTNEGVLKNHAIEIENGYIAAILKDSDIEKAKDSAKEVLDGKGQLAAPGLVNTHTHIAMGLFRNYADDLELMDWLETAIWPTEAKLNDEYVRYGTQLGVAEMLRSGTTTFSDMYFFMNTTAEVVKETGIRAVLSRGLAGVSPTADQALVENADLFRTWNGFDNDRIKVLLGPHAPYTCPDEYMEKVIALSHELNCGIHMHLSETKGEVENVIKATGKTPIAHMHDLGLFWNTTLAAHCVHVTDEDMAIMAENNVAVAHNPQSNLKLASGIAPVPEMIAKGITVGLGTDGSASNNNADMLEEVRLAATLHKARLYDPKAIPAQAAWNMGTVEGTKALGYKDLGVLAEGYRADIVLYDVSGMHWMPRYNDLAALVYSANSSDANTTIVGGKVLMKDKELLTIDEEKLRVEITKAQEYFRN; this is translated from the coding sequence ATGTCTGATTTATTGATTACCAATGTAGACGTCCTAACTAATGAGGGCGTTCTTAAAAATCATGCCATTGAAATTGAAAATGGTTATATTGCCGCTATTTTAAAGGATAGTGATATTGAAAAAGCAAAAGATTCTGCAAAGGAAGTACTAGATGGTAAAGGCCAATTAGCTGCACCAGGTTTAGTCAATACTCATACGCACATTGCAATGGGCTTATTTAGAAACTATGCAGATGATCTTGAGCTTATGGATTGGCTAGAAACTGCAATTTGGCCAACTGAAGCCAAGCTTAACGACGAGTATGTACGTTATGGTACACAACTAGGTGTGGCTGAAATGTTACGCTCTGGTACTACAACATTTAGCGATATGTATTTCTTTATGAATACTACAGCTGAGGTAGTAAAAGAAACAGGTATTCGCGCCGTACTATCTCGTGGTTTAGCAGGTGTATCTCCAACAGCCGATCAAGCATTAGTTGAAAATGCTGATTTATTCCGTACTTGGAACGGCTTTGATAATGACCGCATCAAGGTATTATTGGGACCACATGCGCCTTATACTTGCCCAGACGAATATATGGAAAAGGTTATTGCCTTATCCCATGAATTAAATTGTGGTATTCACATGCACTTGTCTGAAACAAAAGGGGAAGTAGAGAATGTTATAAAAGCTACTGGCAAGACACCAATAGCTCATATGCATGACTTAGGCTTATTCTGGAATACTACATTAGCTGCACATTGTGTTCATGTGACAGACGAAGATATGGCTATTATGGCAGAGAATAATGTAGCTGTTGCACATAATCCACAATCCAATTTAAAATTAGCAAGTGGTATTGCTCCAGTGCCTGAAATGATTGCTAAAGGTATTACAGTTGGTCTTGGTACAGACGGTTCTGCATCTAATAATAATGCAGATATGCTTGAAGAAGTACGCCTTGCTGCTACATTGCATAAGGCGCGTCTCTATGACCCTAAAGCGATTCCGGCACAAGCAGCGTGGAACATGGGCACTGTAGAAGGTACAAAAGCCTTAGGTTATAAAGATCTAGGTGTACTAGCTGAAGGGTATCGCGCAGATATCGTATTGTATGATGTATCTGGTATGCACTGGATGCCTCGTTATAACGATTTAGCAGCACTTGTATACTCAGCTAATAGCTCTGATGCTAATACTACAATTGTAGGCGGCAAAGTTCTTATGAAAGATAAAGAATTGCTTACTATTGATGAAGAAAAACTTCGCGTAGAAATTACAAAAGCTCAAGAGTATTTTAGAAACTAA
- a CDS encoding class I SAM-dependent methyltransferase, with product MNDIFKKNHSMKDDKEFITSYWSDRARDFGSLRAKELESPKLKLWRDELMSHIFDSDRSLRILDIGCGAGFFSIILSELGHTVHGIDITPNMIDEANQLAESLQSDATFSVMDAENLSFDTNTFDIVVARNVTWNLPHPDKAYAEWLRVIRPGGLILNYDAEHARNHHDLPQSVHHAHEHVSNELKERCHTIYHMLEISSYTRPQWDKELLTKMGASSVSIDPTVGPRIYSEEDEFYIPVPMFLVKAIK from the coding sequence ATGAACGATATATTTAAAAAAAATCATTCTATGAAGGATGACAAAGAGTTTATTACCTCTTATTGGAGCGATCGAGCGCGTGATTTCGGTTCTTTACGAGCTAAAGAATTGGAAAGCCCTAAGCTTAAACTTTGGCGCGATGAATTAATGAGTCATATTTTTGATTCTGACCGTTCTTTGCGAATTTTAGATATTGGCTGTGGCGCAGGTTTTTTCAGCATTATTCTCTCTGAATTGGGCCATACAGTACATGGTATCGATATTACACCTAATATGATTGATGAGGCTAATCAACTTGCTGAGTCTTTACAATCTGATGCTACCTTCTCCGTTATGGATGCAGAAAACCTAAGCTTTGATACTAATACCTTTGATATCGTTGTGGCTCGCAATGTGACATGGAATTTACCGCATCCAGATAAAGCCTATGCTGAATGGTTACGTGTTATCCGTCCTGGTGGTTTAATTCTAAACTATGATGCAGAACACGCACGCAATCATCATGATTTACCACAATCTGTACATCATGCGCATGAACATGTTAGCAATGAATTAAAGGAACGTTGCCACACAATATACCATATGCTAGAAATTTCATCCTATACACGTCCACAATGGGATAAGGAACTACTCACAAAAATGGGTGCCAGCTCTGTATCGATTGATCCTACTGTAGGACCTCGTATTTACAGTGAAGAAGATGAATTCTACATTCCTGTACCTATGTTTTTAGTAAAAGCAATTAAATAG
- a CDS encoding DUF1848 domain-containing protein has protein sequence MILQTGQRTDIPAFYGQWLINRVHQGFVDVRNPYNLLQITRYPINHDVVDGIAFCTKNPLPFIPLLKEINDYRQFWHMTITPYGPDIEPYVPKVDSVIDGFKQISTRLNPQSMVWRYDPIILTHNYTIDFHFESFYNMAKALEGYTDTVVVSFLDIFDKVAQNFPEGFRPSVDVQHNLIKELISIAHSCNMDLKTCGEGDTFKALGANTEGCLTLECYERAWNVSLKAPKRAPARPECNCYLHGDIGAYDSCSHFCRYCYANTNQAAVRHNRMLHDPNSSLLIGPLPKTAIIKESTEKSWIIDTNYKQETLF, from the coding sequence ATGATTTTACAGACGGGACAACGTACGGATATTCCTGCCTTTTATGGGCAATGGTTGATTAATCGTGTTCATCAAGGATTTGTAGATGTTCGAAATCCTTATAATCTACTGCAGATAACACGGTATCCTATTAATCATGATGTGGTAGATGGTATTGCATTTTGTACAAAGAATCCTTTGCCTTTCATTCCATTACTAAAAGAAATAAATGATTATAGACAGTTTTGGCACATGACCATAACTCCTTATGGTCCAGATATCGAGCCTTATGTACCCAAAGTAGATTCTGTAATAGATGGATTTAAACAAATATCTACGAGACTGAATCCTCAATCCATGGTGTGGCGTTATGATCCTATTATTTTAACCCATAACTATACAATAGATTTCCATTTTGAAAGCTTTTATAACATGGCTAAGGCTCTAGAAGGATATACGGATACGGTAGTTGTAAGTTTCTTAGATATTTTTGATAAGGTGGCTCAGAACTTCCCTGAAGGCTTTAGACCAAGTGTTGATGTACAACATAACCTTATTAAGGAGCTTATTTCTATTGCTCATTCTTGTAATATGGACCTTAAAACCTGTGGAGAAGGGGATACATTTAAAGCATTAGGGGCTAATACGGAAGGTTGTTTAACCTTAGAGTGTTATGAACGGGCTTGGAATGTTTCGTTAAAAGCACCTAAACGGGCACCAGCAAGACCGGAATGTAATTGTTATTTACATGGTGATATAGGTGCCTATGATAGTTGTAGTCATTTCTGTCGCTATTGTTATGCCAATACAAATCAGGCTGCAGTCCGGCACAATCGTATGTTACATGATCCAAATTCTAGTTTACTTATTGGACCGCTTCCAAAAACAGCAATTATCAAAGAAAGCACGGAAAAAAGCTGGATTATTGATACAAATTATAAGCAAGAAACTCTATTTTAG
- a CDS encoding haloacid dehalogenase-like hydrolase codes for MITYKSDTKDSSLVSREDSMPVLAMCYDFDKTLTPDDMQAQGFIQSVGYDEEQIKQFWQESNQLAKKNDMDNNLAYMYKMIQEAVGRFYVTKEKLMEYGNQVELYDGVRTWFERIREYGLEHGVRIEHYIISSGLKEMIEGTEMAKEGAFTKIYASAFMFDDKGVAVWPAQAINYTNKTQFLFRIQKGILDINDTGVNDYIKPEDQRVPFRNMIYIGDSDTDIPCMSLVNANGGHSIGVYDPIKKDKDKVYKMMRHHRIRYYAPADYTNGSQLDTLVKQIIRKTAAYEVLEGEYIHCKHEAEE; via the coding sequence ATGATAACCTACAAAAGTGATACTAAAGATTCATCCTTAGTATCACGTGAAGATTCTATGCCAGTTCTTGCCATGTGCTATGATTTTGATAAGACTTTAACCCCGGATGATATGCAGGCACAAGGATTTATTCAATCTGTTGGCTATGATGAGGAGCAAATTAAGCAGTTCTGGCAAGAATCTAATCAATTGGCTAAGAAAAATGATATGGATAATAACTTGGCCTATATGTATAAGATGATCCAAGAAGCAGTAGGTCGCTTTTATGTAACTAAAGAAAAGCTCATGGAATATGGGAATCAAGTAGAGTTGTATGACGGTGTTCGTACTTGGTTTGAACGTATTAGAGAGTATGGATTAGAACATGGGGTTCGCATTGAACATTACATTATCTCTTCTGGATTGAAAGAGATGATAGAAGGCACAGAAATGGCGAAAGAGGGAGCTTTCACCAAAATATATGCCAGTGCATTTATGTTCGACGACAAGGGGGTAGCCGTATGGCCTGCGCAAGCAATTAACTATACGAATAAAACTCAGTTTTTGTTCCGTATTCAAAAAGGAATTCTAGATATTAATGATACAGGCGTTAACGATTATATTAAGCCTGAGGACCAACGTGTACCATTCCGCAATATGATTTATATTGGGGATAGTGATACAGATATTCCTTGCATGAGCCTTGTTAACGCAAATGGAGGTCATTCCATCGGTGTTTATGATCCTATTAAAAAGGACAAAGATAAAGTATATAAAATGATGCGTCATCACCGTATACGCTATTATGCACCAGCAGACTATACAAATGGTTCTCAGTTAGATACATTAGTTAAACAAATTATACGCAAAACAGCAGCATATGAAGTGTTAGAGGGCGAGTATATTCATTGTAAACACGAAGCAGAGGAGTAA
- a CDS encoding DUF4241 domain-containing protein translates to MEQSKLTSEWIQTFNRLGSEGKLKPTVPYHDLFNRKELKGFPLHTLPMWTVTFPTGHITCCDPLVTLPNKPDTYIRTVEPGTYLLETKIIEIEPNEYRYVASRVVFSGNEPVNYELALKGTEDLTDLDDGESYIGFPVDSGLATVVDAETIETYRKFYDQWHTNYPDKNIYDDYYSDLFQLNALAYPQFQRSKGDWINFTIPETELTVPMIQSGFGDGLYPVYWAFDKDGQICQLIMEYIDCSEAYQ, encoded by the coding sequence ATGGAACAATCTAAGTTGACAAGTGAATGGATACAAACGTTTAATCGTTTAGGTTCTGAAGGTAAATTAAAACCTACCGTACCATATCATGATTTATTTAATCGTAAAGAGCTAAAAGGATTTCCGTTACATACATTGCCTATGTGGACTGTAACATTCCCAACAGGCCATATTACGTGCTGTGATCCTTTGGTAACATTACCTAATAAACCAGATACGTATATTAGAACGGTAGAACCAGGTACGTATTTGTTAGAAACAAAAATTATTGAAATTGAACCAAATGAGTATCGCTATGTGGCAAGCCGTGTTGTTTTTAGTGGTAATGAGCCTGTGAACTATGAATTGGCTTTAAAAGGTACGGAAGACTTAACAGATCTTGATGATGGTGAAAGCTACATCGGGTTCCCTGTAGATTCTGGACTTGCTACTGTAGTTGATGCAGAAACTATCGAAACCTATAGAAAGTTTTATGATCAATGGCATACAAACTATCCAGACAAAAATATCTATGATGATTACTACAGTGACTTATTCCAATTAAATGCATTGGCATATCCACAATTCCAACGGTCTAAAGGGGATTGGATTAACTTTACAATTCCTGAAACTGAATTAACAGTACCTATGATTCAATCAGGCTTTGGAGATGGTTTATATCCTGTATACTGGGCCTTTGATAAAGATGGTCAAATCTGCCAACTGATTATGGAATATATTGATTGCAGCGAAGCATATCAATAA
- a CDS encoding phosphatase PAP2 family protein — translation MDTILQFDHSLIFYVHDHLVYSFLTPIMAFISKITGSGALWIVIALLLMLQKKYRVLGVAIIIALGFVFIIGDQGLKPHVARLRPFVDFPNVTVPLESALPKANSYSFPSGHSFGSFASAMTIYLGLSQIAPQKRYLGIIALLGSLVVAFSRVYLFVHYPTDVLTGLVLGIIVGFIAWKLARIGWNWWTNRHNDVEYEPYTFKRK, via the coding sequence ATGGACACAATCTTACAATTTGATCACTCCTTGATCTTCTATGTACATGACCATCTTGTATATAGTTTTTTAACACCAATTATGGCATTTATTTCAAAAATTACTGGCAGCGGTGCCTTATGGATTGTCATTGCCTTATTATTGATGTTACAGAAAAAATATCGTGTATTAGGCGTTGCGATAATAATTGCATTAGGATTTGTATTTATCATTGGTGACCAAGGTTTAAAACCACATGTAGCTCGATTAAGGCCATTTGTAGATTTTCCTAATGTAACAGTACCATTAGAGTCTGCATTACCAAAAGCAAATAGTTATTCATTCCCGTCAGGCCATAGTTTTGGTTCATTTGCATCTGCCATGACCATTTACCTAGGCTTGAGTCAAATAGCGCCTCAGAAGCGATATTTGGGAATTATAGCATTACTTGGGTCATTAGTAGTAGCATTTTCTAGAGTATATCTATTTGTACATTATCCAACAGATGTATTAACAGGCTTAGTATTGGGAATCATCGTAGGCTTTATTGCATGGAAGCTTGCAAGAATCGGTTGGAATTGGTGGACTAACCGTCATAATGATGTAGAATACGAACCATACACATTTAAACGTAAATAA